The region tagttattctatatggtcaccagggggcgtagaataacttagtatttccttattatattggtacctaggcatattttgttaccatgatcaattacaaagttatagttcgtgatatgttctatgattgtggtgagtttcaaggtcattgggtttggaatatggtcaccagggggcgttgaataacttagtatttccatattaaattggtaacgaggcatattttgttatcacaatcaattacaaaatcgtagctgctgacatgttctatgattgtggttagtttcaaggtcattggtttttgtatatggtcaccaggggcgttgaatatttaaattgttagattgttgagcatttggaaccacttcccaagtgggcatggtgtccctggacccctagttagtATAGTGCGTAGTAGGCCTGTAGAGGATTTCTGATGTCATGAGCTTGATTAACCATTTCATGAATTTATGTTTGAATGGATTAGTTATACAGCCAATTActcaaattcatttccaataaataaatgaaaacgaaatttactttgGTGATTGTCCCAATATGGAGAAATATAGATTTTCACATTGCGTTGTATCCATTGACAGTTTACATTCAAGATGTTGTGGATTTGTGTACAACTCGTCCTAGGAGCTCATCAACAAAAAATGATGCAACTGATGAAACAGAAACCGCTACTGTAGCAGACGACTACTGGAGACCTGTCATTATGCTGATCCCTATCCGGTTGGGTGGTGATAAACTGAACGCGATTTATATGCCTTGTGTGCAAAGTCTGTTTGCTCAAGACAATTGCCTCGGTATCATTGGTGGACGACCGAAACACTCCTTGTATTTTGTTGGTTTTCAAGGTAATCTTTTTGAAGTTAATATCTTGCACTGGCTGATTTAACGGGCTTAAGTTGAAAAAGGCACTGTCACAGCAAAGGGTGATACTGGTACCAAACCACTAAGGACTCCCAAGCTAAAATTTACTGTATTGGTTagttcaattgaattaacacCTAGGTTAAAAGTTTAAACCAGTCCATAAAACTGACCTTTGAGGCTTCATTTGTGTGGTGTAAGGGATCATATCTAGCAAGCAATAGCATTCAGGAAAAACgaacaatataatttttaCTGCTGAGCACTTAAGCACTTAAAATCTTTAGCAGTGTGTGAACAAAAACTGTTATGTATATACTCGCTTTGCATCCGAGGTGAGATAGAATGCGAATCCAGCTTATGTATCTCGCTTCATCATGTTTCAATGATGACATTCATGACTAATGAAATGTGATAATGATTACGTGTAATTGTGGGAcatgaatatatatgataatattctttatttactttATCTACAGATGATAAACTGATTCACTTGGATCCGCATTACTGCCAAGATGTTGTTGATATGAAAGCGCGGGATTTTCCCTTAAACGTAATTATGTTTCACCTATTGAATCAATTGGGTGGTGGATACTCGGTACCAATTATATCAGTGAGCTGTTTGTCAAATCTTACGGCTATTACAATGTTGTGTTTCTTGTTCTTTTCTCAGACATTCCATTGTCTTTCTCCACGAAAGATGTCAATCAGCCGTATGGATCCTAGTTGTACTATTGGATTCTATTGCAAAAAGAAAGAGGACTTTTTCAACTTTGTTGAGCAAACGAAAGAGGTATGTGTTGTGAATAGTTGaagataattatttcttcctgAAACATCAAGTATCTGCAACCCGCTATTTTCACAGCAAATATTTTCTTCGAATATTCATGCATTTAATTGGCCTTCAAAAAGCCAGCATTGTTATATGTTCATATATTGACAGAGCTTTCGAAGTTTAACAAACCTCAACTAACTATTCTAGGGGCGTTGGAACAAGGCACACATTGGGCTGACTGTAGATAGATATTCAAGTTGGGGGGCTTGCCTTTGAAAAAACTACCGTTATGTATTCTGACCACTTGTAAACTTGCTAATATCCTCTCAGACAGAGCCGCGACTGCATAATATATGGGGTAGCACCAGTGGGATTTGTAATGCGGGACTGATAAGGCACTGGCAAGGGTGACCGGGGTGGTTCGGGTGCTCCAGTATTGTATCGGATGAGGGCTGCACGTCGCCCCTCTAAGCAACAAAGAGCGTATGAGGATTGGCACACCTTTATGATGCACAGTACTGCCGGTATTCCGGTTATAAGACTCGGATAGCACTTTTTCAATGGCTGATAATCACTATTACCTTAGTGCTCGTCTGAACATTTGGGCATCAGGATTAATTCAGTGGTAAACTTGCACTATTGAAGTACTCacgaagatgaagaaatatattaatgtTAGtggaatgaataaattgaactCCCTTATCATGTAAGGAAATTCTTCCGGTATCCTAGTATTCAAGGTTATTAGGCACTAACCCTCGCATAGGATTTCGATGAGAATGGAAATTATACTGTGGTTACAAATAGGCTATGATGTTTATGGTAGTGAtcataataaatgttttctctTTATTCTAGTTGATTTGTCCTCCAATGCAGAAGTCACAATATCCGATGTTCATATTCGTCGACGGTCACAACGAGCACACTGGATTAGATCATATCTGTCAGGAGGAGGAACGTTATCTGCGCATTCAACACCGAGACAGCGATGGCAAAATGAGAAAACAATCAGTTTCTTCGGAAGATTTCGTATTTCTATGAGATCGAATGGCGATGAAATTAGAGAATACTGCGAACATAAGATACGGTAAACTATGGATATGTCATCACATAATAGAGGTGTAACTGATTCATCATATAAATATCAAACAGACCGTGGTGGCCAGACTATGTTACAACTATCTAAGTACTTCAGGCGCTACTGTTCTATTAGTTGAGTCCTCTTTGAAACCAGTAAATTCTTCAACAGTATGCATCACTATTGGCTTAAGTactgaaaattcattcatcCCATCTTTACTGAATAATGCACACCTCTGCAAAATCTCTAGTAGCTGAACTCTTTTTCAACAACTTTTACTATTGCACGAGAATAAAATCTTGATTGCCTAGGTATAAATTTtgtgtactttttttaaataccaTACCTAAAGCTAAAATATCATCATGCTGACATGTAAATTTATTGCTGACAGTTATACAAGTGTTCATTATGActgtcttctaatgatatatcTACTGAGTTTTCTAGTGTCTGCCACTGAAATGCTGTTATTTTACGCTTCACTATTCAAAGcaattttcttttataatgTGCACATTTATATCGCATAACTCTGTCCGGTTAGGTTGGAAATATGCTGTGTATAATGTACCAATCAGTCATTTGTGGGAACAAATTTCTAGCTGGTATATTGTTGCATTTACCCTCTGCGTCCAAAACCTGGTCATCTCGGAACAATTGCTTAAACATCCCAGCAGGATCCTAAAACGTAGACAGTCTGATGGATAAGGTCCTGCACCGGGAATCTAACAGCAGATCTTGGCTTTACCGTCCCCTCCCTGAATACTGGTAGTCTTTAGACACATGATCGTATCGTGTTTAACCTAATATAACTCTGATCATGGATGGATGTATCATATATTATCCAGTTTGAGAGTGGTGGGTTATATCCGTAGTTTACTGTATAACATTTTAGTTTGATAattaagtacatgtatatttcatgAACACTTGAATTAGTATGTGGTAGAAATGTATCGATCGGTTTGTACATGTAATtgttgtgtattttatatttaattttcgtTGCtgaaatttataataaattgttgGTATAAATTAATTTAGGTTCATAATAGACCtgtaattttgtttttcatttctggGTTATTTGGAGTGGATGAGGAAAACAAACAACtcttttaattgttttatctCCAGATTTCAGAACAAATGCATTGCTATTCCTTTCCTTACTAAAAAAGTtacatcaaatattcaatcatGGCAATTGATTACTCGAACGATATCTGCATAAATGGGCTTTATTGTCCAAATAAATGACTGACCAACTCACACAAGAACTGttcaatataatatatatatatatatatatatatatatatatatatatatatatatatatatatatatatatatatatatatatatatatatatatataattttgatttcactTGAGCaaattacatgtacatcataCAAATCAATTGAAACTTGTCTATTTAAAAAATGTAGAGTATCAACACTGATTATGTAAATATTAAGAAAGCAATATAAGCATATAAATCGAGAGACGTTATTCAATGAACACAATCAACAACAAAGCACCAATCAAGTTAACTACCGGGTATATGAAATGATCTGGAAAATTTACCACcgattaaaagattaaaacagCATCCAATAAGTGAGTCATCTTAAAAAGTGTGGTTTTCAAAGATAGTGGCAATCTTGGACACATAACTGAGCACCTTACATAATTATCAAGAACCAAAATCATTCTTAAGTACAGCACAGCTAATTCACATACCAGTACAAGGtactaaaacatttgaaaccTAATTTAGGTTTAAATAATTATCTCCAAAATGGTCAGtaaaccaatttgaaaacgATATAGAATAATCAAAAGAAATAACTAGGACAGATTTTATTTGAACATTCAAATACCAGTACCACTAATTCATCTATGAGTAGTAAAGTAAGTAAAGTCTCTAAAATTACTTCAGATATCCAATATAtatgtaagaaatataatcaaaaatGCATATATCTGTATATCTTATAACAACAATATACCGATTTTCAAAGGCACCTATTCTAAATTTCTACTGATAATAAGTTAATACTGATACTTTTACAATTTAtgatttcagtaaaatataGACATCTATATCAATTAGTCATAAAAAGCATTTAGTCAAAGGCGACATGAAAAAGCACAGGCATATAGCAATAATTATAATGCAATGCATATTAGAATTCTGATCAGTTTTAAAATTCTTCATTCAGCAGTACGGTAAATATCATGACATGGTGATCATTTTATTCTCGTCTTAAGTCTAGAAAAGAATTTTCGCTAATTCCAATGACCCTTCATTGTACACTGGTTCTCAGAACGCACTAATTCGGTCCAGATTTAGGACCATTGATACTGAAGTTTAATGGCCCTAAAAGATCAGTCATATAGCTGTAAATATGTTTTAGGgtagaagatttaaaaatataaattcagtttTAGATTGCAGTTCGAGCCTTCAGTTGTTATTTCTAACACTCTTTAGCTTCAGTCCTGGGACACAAGACACTAGGAGAAAACCCTACAAAAAACATCAGAAATTCTGTTGGAAGTGAATATGTTCTATCACTAGGCATAcatgcctgatgatggctaatggCTAATAGATAATAGCTGAAATATTGCACAACTTATTCACTTCCAacagaatttctttatttttctggACTAACTGTGGGACTTACCGATATGTTATTCCCACAGAGGAgaaaaaattataatcatctaggAGATAACTCACTATAGTATTATACTTGTAAGTGGCAGCAGAAATAGGAATACGAGTTATCTTTGCAGGTGGAATCAAACATCTTTATGATTCAAATAGATCTCGCTACACCATTTTCCTGTCAaacaataaaaccaaagtCTACTTATTCAGTAGATATGTAATTCATCCATACACGTTCATAAATCCAAATGGGTATCTAAGACCACTATTTGTAATACTGTATAATAACATATTCATTCAGACATGTTAAAATCAACATTAAATTGGcagtaaaaacaaaaaataattgatacgATACAACAGTATTAGATGCATCGAAATATTGGAAGAAAATAGACAATTTCTTAAGTACCGGTACataacaattttctttttaactacTACAAATTTCTTATATATAATGAACGGATAATCTAATTATTAAATGCCTTTTTCAATATTGCAACCGCAGTTGGCTCTGTTTTTTCTCAATAGTGGACATATCATAAACATTTCACTGGCAAATGAGGTGAGAATCAGGGAAGctgaaaacattttctgaaCTTCATCTGACATTCTTATATGTCCAGAGCATACTGTCAACGATAGTTGTTAATAAATATCACAATTTCCATATACCTGTATGTCATGGTTTCTAGGTTCATATACCTGTAATGATAATACAGTAGCTAGCCAAACTAACTTCACATTCAAGATACAGATGTGCCTATCAATCATTAATACAGTAGAATCCATTATATGAAAAAACCTGctatgtacaaattcaaaaatttaaattaaaagcaagatttatcattatcaaaataatcagtgGATTTTTATCATATAATCGATTCTCCACGCCGGAGAGTGACTGGCTATTCTACTAGTACAGACAGTGCTTGCCTCGAATCTCACAGGTTGAATTTCGAGGCAGGCTAATCCCGGGGAAGTTAAGGTGAAAATAGGTCATCGGCACATGATTTAACTAAAAATCTTTAATACCGTATTTTCTCCGGGGAACGCGATATTCCCAGGCGCAtcgaagcaatttttgattggcaCGGCCCATTGCCGATTTTTGACAGGTTTTATTATTGCTGTggcgaatttacttcaatttcgtcAAAAACATAGTATACAATGAAACAAACATGTCAATCAAGTCGCTACGGTTCCAACGCCACTGAATCCGAGGGAGGCAATCAGGGCTgtaaaattcatattcatattcattttcataaactctataaaatcaatgaaaacagCCTAGTAGAATCATAGAGCATTTTGTAACACTCCCAAACAACAGTAAGATGTGGAATGATTTACATCAAATAAATCTCTACAACTTATAACGCTACTCCCGTTGTTTGAAGTCATCAATCTCTTTGCCTTAGTACTTCAATATTCATACTCCATAGCCACTCTACTTAGTCGTATTGAGTGTAACCCTGATGAGGGATATACTCTCCCAATCTCGCGTGCACATGCGGCCAAATCTCATTTGTATACTTTCCTTTAAAATCGATAACTTTCTTTTGTttcctgaaatagaaaaatgtacAGCCGGTATGTAGGCTACTTGATATGAGTTGAAATGTATGTATACTGAAACTAACCTAAATAAACCTAACTTGAACTAGATTTTGATCTAATTCACCCGGGCCTGACTCAAACTTTTATCCAGGTGCCAGTTGCAACTAGTCATGGTTTAGACGATTCTTGGATCTAGTTTCACCAGCGCAACTCGGCCCTTGCCCTGCATGTTAAATCATTAGGCAATAGCTGGTCTAGTTGAATTAACCTATGGCAGCATTCAGATACATGATTGAAGTACGTACAAAAAATGTCCATTTAACCACCTCCCTCCCTAGAATTATtcagaataatcattttctcAGCGTTAAAAATCgaattcattgaaaacttTCGCAAAATAACATTAGGGTATCGTCAATAACTCTGCAAATTGTCCAAGAGATCAGTAACAAACCATGCAATCATTCTCAAATTCAAAACAGCATGTCaacaaattttcataaaagCTACAAACTGATTTCTACTAACCTATAATAATTTAATACAGGTTCAGTCATCATTTTGTATTGTTCAAGGCGAGCGAATACTGTTTCCGGTTTGTCATCTTCACGCTGTGTAAGTTGTTCACCGGTCACATCATCTAGACCCttgaaaatgtaaagaatGCATCATTGAAAGTACAACGGGATGTATCAATCTATACGGATAAAGGCCTATCGCTATATAACTAATAAATAACTAATAAATGTAAAATAGCTATAGAACTAGTCAGCCCTGCATAAGTCGTAGTCCTTGGGACTGACAATTTTACTACGACTTACGTGATGTACGAGTTACGTGTAAGTCGTATTTTTATGAGTTATCTGTAAGTCGTGCTTTCATACGAATTCCGCGAATAACCCGTCAAAATACGATATATACGACGCTAAGATTCCTTCGTCATGTTCCTGGTTGTATCATGAGCAGATCCTATATCGCTCAATCAACCAATTAAAGCTGTCACGTGCACCATGCAGACAACGTCACAAGAAAGTTACATTGTAACTGTCTGAACACTTACACTGACAATATTGAAGCGTATTTTTTATCTGCTGCCGGCATATCGGGCTACGTTGTATTTTGAATGGAATCAGAAGATTTGGCTTCTAAAATTGATACGACTTACGTGAAAATGTTACTTATGAAGTACGAGTTATAAGCATAATTTCATAAGGTTTAAAGAAGAAAATCGGGACCAAATTGATTTTAAGAGATATGTGATGATACGACTAATTCGATGACGACTTATGCGGGGTTGACTGTAATGCCATTAACGTACTGCAGTTAGTCGATGGCTCCTGTGCTCAGAATGACTCCAATTTTTCATGTTGGGGAGAGCTTCATAAGCAAAGGCAGTGCAGCAGAGTTGGGccgtttttttattatcagttgGATTACGGAACCGCCGCAGAATTTTTCCGATTCTaggcatttgaaaaaaatgttattcttATTTTCTTTCCGCTGTCATATTGACATATTTTTTGGTCAAATTAATTAAGAACATTCTGCTTATGTCGTCTTTTGATAGGTAAAACATCCTTTTTcccaaatgaaaaaattgtgcTCTTTTTTACACAAAGTCCCCTTATGacattttgtttcaatataattacaatataattaatataattaataataacatTGTACATGAACGTTGGATTGAACATACTGATTTTTTTGGTGGTTTGAATTCGGTGTGATAAATTCTTCCGCTCGTTTCATGGATCCAACGCCCTTTGATTCGGTCTACTATCGTATCAAATGGTATATCCAGATTCAATACCACATCGACAGGTTCCGCCAGAGCTAATGCTTCAGCTTGTATAACGGTTCTCGGAAATCCTATTTGAAGACAAAATAAGCAAAAGGCAAAATGTAACAATGGggatttgatataaaatgctAAGCTCACACTTTATGAACTCTAGAATTAAATTCAACAATTTTAAGTCAGCTTTTCGGAAAAGGGGCCACTATTTTTACAGCAAACTACAGTAGCCTCATTTAGAcgcttttttctattttttggaTTTCGGGATTTTTGGAGGAAATCTTTGGTGGGGTAAAgggaaaaattttcaaaaaaacactttttctttattcagAGGCGGTGTACACTTTTACGTGAGTAGGAgggagaaaaagaaaaaaataataatttcttgCAGTTTCTTATTCGTCCAGATCAGAACTGTCTGACAAGTGGTTGGCTAGGGAGCGCCGAAGGCAGGATAAGGCAGCTGTGATGCTGCGGTGGTAGGTCTGAGGGTCTCCCCAAGTTTTAGATAAGAAGCTCTGGAGACATGATTTAGGAGGGATTCTGGGAGCACGACTTTTGTGGAATTCAAGCCTGTTTGAACAAGTTATGTTCTTACAACCAGCTCTTGTAAACTTGATGGAAAATTAGAGATAATCACCGTAACCACACACACTGGGCAACAGAGAAATGCCACTGATTGAATAAGAtatcttgtttctcatcacGGCAAGCCAGTTGACTAAGATGAggtaacaaattttttttacaatttcaagaattatcataaattaaaaaaaatatttcttcggTTGTCAACACTGTCTGCTAAAAAGACTTCCATGTTTTTATGAACCCAAAGGGATGCAGAAACTGAAACAATATCAATTAACTCAATAAGACCTAACGGACACATTACTTCGACtttaatctatgaaattagatTTACCATTCAAGAATTTGCAACCACAGAGAGGGTTTGAGGCCCAACAATATCCAACGGAGAGGCATTGGTTCAAATTTCCGCTTGCACATAGGACAATCAAGCCTGCGAGCAGAGATCTGTAGCAAAGATCTTGCGAGCGGAACGAAAtacttttattgaaaatgtaaaaacttGCGCAAGAATATCTTAGCACGACCGGGCGTGTGGGTTTTGTTCTTAAGATCAATTTTTATATGCCACTTTACAATCCTGATGCGAGCGGGCGATTTCGTtttcaattacaatttttgacgAGAAAATTCAGATGCGGGCAGTGATGAGAAACAACTTGGGTGCCTTTGATCCGTGCATCTGCGACAAAATTTAACCCTTTGAGTGCTGACTAATTTATACCCGAAAGTGCttggatgatttgaaaatcttttgaaattccACCTCGGTGAGTTGTTTGACGGTAATTGCGGTGAATCGATAGTTATTGACATTAAACTGTTTgataggtgctgccatctttcaatcgAGTCTAACACTAATTATTAATAATATCAACACGTGATACAGCAAACAAGAAAAGTctactgatttatacaccgcactgtggtgttgACGTACTGAAAGAGTTGTTAAACATGCAATCATGTAACATGAACTGATCAATGAAGATGTGAAATCTATTAGAGACAAACTTTTTTAAGAATCGAATGAAGCTTGGTTAGACTAACATACCATCGAGTAACCAACTCTTTTTCCGTTTGCTGACAATTTCTGCCAAAATCATATCGATCATAATTTCATCCGGCACGAGATGACCCTTTTCGatgtactttttagcttcCCTACCCGTAACTGTAAAAAAATAAGAAGACATCTAAATAAAATGATGCAAGTCGCGATTATTTAAGCCAAAGACTTAACGAGCATCCGATCTTTGCAATATAGGCGTATATCacaatatgtattttaggttgGCCAATTCGCTCTGGGAGCGATTCAACGACATCATTTCTTAGTAACGGCATTCGGATGTTGATAGAGCAGCAATTATTCCATGTCGCCGGGTTTTGGGCATGTATCgatttaaaaccattttcatttttatttaggAACGTTCACGATACGATCACAAAAATCGAATGATCGCCAAAGCGTCTTAGGCCTATATTAAGATCGGGTGACACTATAACGTATACCATTTCTCGTGAAATCACTAAATCTGCTTACACCAAAATGGACTAACCTGTACTGTTGAGCTGGTGGCGAAGCATGTCCCCACTcgacaaatgaaaaacatcgaaatcTTTGATAATTCTTTGAGAAATCGTTCCTTTACCAGATCCAGGAGGCCCGGTTATCATCGCTCGACCTAATCGTGCGAATGAACTCATTTTACAGCTAACAATAAAGAAACTACAGATGAAAAATGGAACTGTACATATACATAGAAGTGGGGACATGTAATTTTGGACCTTCAGCAGTAGGCAGGGGGCGTGTGTGTGTGCAACTCCACAATCAGCTGATTACATtaccttgaacttgaactttttTAACTTCATTATTGCTCGATTAAAATACAAAGACCACGTGCAATAAAATCATCACAAACGTGTTCatgataaatcatcattatcgcGTAGGCCCTTAAAAATAAGATGAACGCGAAAACCACTACCTGACAGACCCGACCACGACAGGCGtgctttattttcaatataatttaattgatttgattacaAGTGTGGAGCTCCATGCTGCGCTGTGTTgtggttttgttttttcaagaaaacccttttacaatttattttgacttTAGGTATGCTTGTGAACACCTGTTACGTAGATTCAGGTTCT is a window of Tubulanus polymorphus chromosome 2, tnTubPoly1.2, whole genome shotgun sequence DNA encoding:
- the LOC141900296 gene encoding GTP:AMP phosphotransferase AK3, mitochondrial-like isoform X2, with translation MSPLLCICTVPFFICSFFIVSCKMSSFARLGRAMITGPPGSGKGTISQRIIKDFDVFHLSSGDMLRHQLNSTVTGREAKKYIEKGHLVPDEIMIDMILAEIVSKRKKSWLLDGFPRTVIQAEALALAEPVDVVLNLDIPFDTIVDRIKGRWIHETSGRIYHTEFKPPKKSGLDDVTGEQLTQREDDKPETVFARLEQYKMMTEPVLNYYREGGG
- the LOC141900296 gene encoding GTP:AMP phosphotransferase AK3, mitochondrial-like isoform X1; the encoded protein is MSPLLCICTVPFFICSFFIVSCKMSSFARLGRAMITGPPGSGKGTISQRIIKDFDVFHLSSGDMLRHQLNSTVTGREAKKYIEKGHLVPDEIMIDMILAEIVSKRKKSWLLDGFPRTVIQAEALALAEPVDVVLNLDIPFDTIVDRIKGRWIHETSGRIYHTEFKPPKKSGLDDVTGEQLTQREDDKPETVFARLEQYKMMTEPVLNYYRKQKKVIDFKGKYTNEIWPHVHARLGEYIPHQGYTQYD